The proteins below are encoded in one region of Pseudomonadota bacterium:
- a CDS encoding response regulator, producing MTGKDDSSINSESMKFASRKMFSGLGKTLFLWFLAISLVPLTIMSLVSFRNAHSSLRKDAIQSLSASLKDKKKFFAAYFSERLKDITLQTDLQVNIELLIELRQAFLKSGLPVEEFINTIEYRNITANRSYDIGNFAAIYGYYDVLLIDVDGGVLFSVMGEDDLGTNIFTDKFADTEFSRACWETLETGQPVAGDLEFYAPTNNALVLFLGKAMVDANGEKIGLMAFKMPIHQINDIMQESTGLGNKGQAYLVGKDLLMRSDSRFEEQSSMLKRRIDTEVVRNWMNSEKVFSEIANPEEYRQAIQNGEIDSAIATEGKMDIYQGPYGDDVLGGYTRLDSLENLGLKWIMIAEINVDEAFRPVSLLRKIVYGLATGTGIFVVLLALTVTRRIIVPVRELSRWSRRIASGDLSYSDIHSGPNEIGELAESFKVVVDSFRGISDVCQAIAIGDYSKSIELRSDKDSLSTSVNQMAENLRAVVRQANAVAEGDYSTEILPKSDKDELAIALLNMTTRLSEMTDDNEKQDWFKAGYNELNDVMRGINDLELISNNIIAFLAEYLNAFVGAFYVLNDQKVLVLAGGYAHKQEADFPKEFKIGEALVGQVARDGSPMLIEEVPLDYIKIDSGLGDSVPHSLAVVPFYYNQQVSGVIELGAFHRFSHIQMEFLERVVDNIGIAIESANAHRKMTQLLDQTRKQAEKLKLQQDELWKSNEVLEEQTKALEESEKHLQSQQEELRVANEELEERTQALEEQRDAIRTKNKELEFAQLEIKQKANELEIANTYKSEFLANMSHELRTPLNSILILSQLLSSDEKHTLSEKQLEYASTIHSSGGDLLTLINEILDLAKVESGKMELHPDNMDLIEFTQGIERLFKPVAKDKGLDFTINIETSVPEIIKTDVQRVQQIVRNLASNAFKFTHKGGVTLSIGRPSADVDLSKSGLRRDNAIAISVADTGIGVPGHKKDLIFEPFQQADGTTSRQYGGTGLGLSISREFARFLGGELHMESEEGQGTVFILYLPEKIQEETEKDNKQENKSFVRKPYTREKEVQVTSGPGEQNIEDNRRIMMPGDQTLLIIEDDLNFAKVLIEQANSKGFKCFHAEDGETGLHFADFHKPCAIILDIGLPGIDGWEVMERLKENPDTRHIPVHFISAEDSIIEAMQMGAIGFLTKPVTLDKLNMALLKIKKTALKSVKKLLIVEDDDVQRKSIMALIGNGDVEITDAATGERAWELLNKERFDCMILDLGLKDISGFDLLEKIKTNENLSKIPIIVNTGRDLSREEEAKLQRYTDSIIVKGVRSAERLLDETNLFLHRIEANLPPEKQRVHRISYDKEAVLNDKTILLVDDDMRNIFAIASVLEEKGMKIIIARNGIESLEKLDKKPEIELVLMDIMMPEMDGYEAMQRIREQGRFKDLPIIALTAKAMKGDKNKCIEAGANDYLAKPVDIDKLLSLLRVWLYKQH from the coding sequence GTGACCGGCAAGGATGATTCAAGCATTAACAGCGAAAGCATGAAGTTTGCCTCCCGCAAGATGTTCAGCGGGTTGGGGAAAACCCTCTTTCTCTGGTTTCTGGCAATATCTCTCGTGCCCCTCACCATTATGAGCCTGGTGAGTTTCCGCAATGCCCATTCCAGCCTCAGAAAAGACGCAATTCAGTCCCTGTCCGCCTCCCTGAAAGACAAGAAAAAATTTTTTGCGGCCTATTTTTCCGAGCGTTTGAAGGACATCACCCTCCAGACAGACCTCCAGGTGAATATTGAACTCTTAATTGAGCTGCGACAGGCGTTTCTGAAAAGCGGTCTGCCGGTGGAGGAATTCATCAACACCATTGAATACCGTAATATCACCGCGAACCGAAGTTATGATATCGGCAATTTTGCGGCAATCTATGGTTACTACGATGTCCTTCTCATTGATGTTGATGGCGGCGTACTTTTTAGTGTTATGGGAGAAGACGATCTCGGCACCAATATATTTACGGACAAATTTGCGGATACTGAATTTTCCCGGGCATGTTGGGAAACCTTGGAAACCGGGCAACCAGTGGCAGGTGATCTTGAATTTTATGCCCCGACAAATAATGCCCTGGTTCTTTTTCTCGGTAAGGCGATGGTCGATGCCAATGGTGAAAAGATCGGCTTGATGGCTTTTAAGATGCCGATCCACCAGATCAATGACATCATGCAGGAAAGTACCGGCCTCGGCAATAAAGGACAGGCCTATCTCGTTGGAAAAGATTTGCTCATGCGGTCTGATTCACGGTTTGAAGAGCAATCCTCCATGCTGAAACGCCGGATTGATACTGAGGTTGTCCGGAACTGGATGAATTCCGAAAAGGTTTTTTCTGAAATCGCCAACCCTGAAGAATACCGCCAGGCCATCCAGAATGGTGAAATAGATTCGGCAATCGCCACCGAAGGAAAGATGGATATTTATCAAGGACCATATGGCGATGATGTCCTTGGCGGATACACCCGCCTCGACAGTCTTGAGAATCTTGGACTCAAATGGATAATGATTGCGGAAATCAATGTCGATGAAGCCTTTCGCCCCGTCTCTCTTTTACGAAAAATTGTTTATGGTCTTGCAACCGGAACCGGTATTTTTGTTGTCCTTCTGGCACTGACCGTTACCAGAAGAATTATTGTGCCGGTGAGAGAATTATCCCGCTGGTCGCGGCGGATAGCCTCAGGTGATCTCAGCTATTCCGACATTCATTCGGGACCTAATGAAATTGGCGAACTGGCCGAGAGTTTCAAGGTGGTAGTTGATTCTTTCCGGGGCATCTCTGATGTCTGCCAGGCCATTGCCATAGGGGATTATAGTAAGTCCATCGAATTGAGGAGCGATAAGGATTCACTCAGCACCTCGGTCAATCAGATGGCGGAGAATCTCCGGGCTGTCGTGCGCCAGGCAAATGCGGTTGCAGAAGGTGATTATTCAACGGAAATACTGCCTAAATCGGATAAGGATGAACTGGCCATCGCGTTGCTCAACATGACCACCAGATTGAGTGAAATGACCGATGATAATGAAAAACAGGACTGGTTCAAAGCCGGCTACAATGAACTTAACGATGTTATGCGTGGCATAAATGACCTTGAACTCATCAGCAATAATATTATTGCCTTTCTCGCTGAATACCTCAATGCCTTTGTCGGCGCATTCTATGTACTCAACGACCAGAAGGTGCTGGTCCTCGCCGGTGGCTATGCCCACAAGCAGGAAGCTGATTTTCCGAAGGAATTCAAAATCGGCGAAGCCCTGGTGGGTCAGGTTGCTCGGGACGGCAGTCCCATGCTCATTGAGGAGGTCCCCCTCGACTATATAAAGATTGATTCAGGTCTCGGGGATTCCGTGCCGCACAGCCTTGCGGTGGTGCCTTTTTACTATAACCAGCAGGTCAGCGGCGTAATCGAACTCGGCGCTTTTCATCGTTTCTCCCATATCCAGATGGAGTTTCTCGAAAGGGTTGTTGATAATATCGGCATTGCCATCGAATCGGCAAACGCCCATCGTAAGATGACGCAATTGCTGGATCAGACCCGCAAACAGGCGGAAAAATTGAAGTTACAGCAGGATGAGCTCTGGAAATCCAATGAGGTGCTTGAGGAACAGACCAAAGCCCTTGAGGAGTCTGAAAAACATCTTCAAAGTCAGCAGGAAGAGTTACGGGTTGCCAATGAAGAACTTGAGGAAAGAACTCAGGCTCTTGAAGAGCAACGAGACGCAATCAGGACGAAAAACAAGGAACTTGAATTCGCCCAGCTTGAAATCAAACAGAAAGCCAATGAGCTGGAGATTGCCAACACCTATAAATCAGAGTTTCTCGCCAACATGTCCCATGAGCTCCGGACTCCGTTAAACAGTATCCTTATTCTGTCGCAGCTGCTGTCGTCAGATGAAAAACACACCCTTTCGGAAAAACAGTTGGAATATGCTTCAACAATCCATTCTTCCGGAGGTGATCTGTTAACATTGATTAATGAAATACTCGACCTCGCCAAAGTGGAATCAGGCAAGATGGAACTCCATCCTGATAATATGGATCTTATTGAATTCACTCAAGGAATTGAAAGATTATTTAAGCCTGTGGCCAAGGATAAAGGCCTTGATTTTACCATCAACATAGAAACGTCGGTGCCGGAAATTATTAAAACCGATGTTCAGCGCGTCCAGCAGATAGTCAGGAATCTCGCGTCAAATGCCTTCAAATTTACCCATAAGGGTGGAGTGACTCTTTCCATTGGTCGTCCTTCTGCAGATGTGGATTTGAGTAAAAGCGGACTCAGGCGTGACAACGCCATTGCCATTTCAGTGGCGGATACCGGTATCGGAGTGCCGGGACATAAGAAGGATTTGATTTTTGAACCCTTTCAGCAGGCAGACGGTACAACAAGCCGACAATACGGCGGCACCGGTCTTGGGTTGTCCATTTCAAGAGAATTTGCCCGATTTCTTGGTGGTGAATTGCACATGGAGAGCGAGGAGGGTCAGGGTACGGTATTCATCCTCTACCTGCCGGAAAAAATACAGGAAGAAACTGAGAAAGATAATAAACAGGAAAACAAATCATTTGTCAGAAAGCCATATACGCGTGAAAAAGAGGTTCAAGTAACATCAGGTCCAGGCGAGCAAAATATTGAGGATAATCGTCGAATCATGATGCCTGGTGACCAGACATTATTGATCATTGAAGATGATCTCAATTTTGCAAAAGTATTAATTGAACAAGCTAATTCAAAAGGTTTTAAATGCTTTCATGCTGAAGACGGAGAAACCGGCCTCCATTTTGCCGATTTTCATAAACCATGCGCAATTATCCTTGATATCGGGCTGCCCGGCATTGACGGTTGGGAAGTAATGGAGAGATTGAAGGAAAACCCCGATACCCGCCATATTCCGGTTCATTTTATTTCCGCTGAGGACAGTATCATAGAAGCTATGCAGATGGGTGCCATCGGTTTTTTAACCAAACCGGTGACCTTGGATAAATTGAACATGGCGTTACTGAAAATTAAAAAAACTGCACTGAAATCGGTTAAAAAACTGCTCATCGTCGAAGATGATGATGTTCAACGGAAGAGCATTATGGCGCTCATCGGCAATGGTGATGTTGAAATAACTGATGCCGCAACCGGAGAAAGGGCCTGGGAGTTGCTTAACAAGGAAAGATTTGACTGTATGATTCTTGACCTTGGCTTGAAGGATATTTCGGGTTTTGATCTGCTTGAAAAGATCAAAACAAATGAAAATCTGTCGAAAATTCCGATTATTGTCAATACCGGCCGTGATTTGAGCCGCGAAGAAGAAGCAAAACTTCAGCGCTACACGGACAGCATTATTGTTAAAGGCGTTCGGTCGGCGGAAAGACTACTTGATGAAACAAACCTCTTCCTCCACCGTATTGAAGCAAATCTGCCTCCGGAAAAGCAGAGAGTGCATCGAATTTCTTATGACAAGGAAGCCGTCCTCAATGATAAGACCATTCTCCTTGTTGATGATGATATGCGAAATATTTTTGCCATCGCAAGTGTGCTTGAAGAGAAGGGCATGAAAATCATTATCGCCCGAAACGGTATTGAAAGCCTTGAAAAGCTTGACAAAAAACCTGAGATTGAGCTGGTGCTCATGGATATCATGATGCCTGAAATGGATGGCTATGAAGCCATGCAGCGCATTCGGGAGCAGGGAAGGTTCAAGGATCTGCCGATTATCGCTCTCACCGCCAAGGCAATGAAGGGTGATAAAAATAAATGCATTGAAGCCGGTGCCAATGATTATCTGGCAAAGCCTGTGGACATAGACAAGCTTCTTTCGTTGTTGAGAGTGTGGCTGTATAAACAACACTGA